One Brassica napus cultivar Da-Ae chromosome A5, Da-Ae, whole genome shotgun sequence DNA window includes the following coding sequences:
- the BNAA05G00060D gene encoding uncharacterized protein BNAA05G00060D → MAKNSQSSSKNQEKKKGSRVCEKIFRAVTSPVRTVRRISTKPSPNHHHHHHQAEAVRVKFSETAKPITNIEQKKTLITRVETTLKTDERFTDYIKIAKLKIRAPTRNDDVSDTSEKETRDHHHHHHHHVPISRVSRESSSGRSSDRFSEYINKAKMKFRSSSTVARANTTHDSFKY, encoded by the coding sequence ATGGCAAAGAACTCACAGAGTAGCAGCAAGAaccaggagaagaagaaaggaagcaGAGTGTGTGAGAAGATCTTCAGAGCAGTGACGAGTCCTGTCCGAACCGTTCGCCGCATTTCCACTAAACCTTCAccgaaccaccaccaccaccaccaccaagcAGAGGCTGTCCGCGTGAAGTTCTCTGAGACAGCCAAACCCATAACAAACATCGAGCAGAAGAAGACGCTGATCACTCGAGTAGAGACGACGCTGAAAACAGACGAGAGGTTCACCGACTATATAAAGATAGCGAAGCTGAAGATAAGGGCACCGACGAGGAATGATGATGTGTCGGATACAAGTGAAAAAGAGACAcgtgatcatcatcatcaccaccaccaccatgtACCTATCTCTCGTGTATCGAGAGAGAGTAGCAGTGGGAGATCATCAGATCGTTTCTCTGAGTACATAAACAAGGCGAAGATGAAGTTCAGGTCATCTTCTACCGTCGCTCGTGCGAACACAACTCACGATTCTTTCAAGTATTGA
- the LOC125609551 gene encoding piezo-type mechanosensitive ion channel homolog: MKIWEMVGLWHYTIPGFFLLAQFGLGMLVALGNLVNNSVFLYLSEESSRSSNDSSYAEADEETKVLVVATIAWGLRKCSRAIMLALIFLIAMKPGFVHAVYVIFFLIYLLSHNINRKIRKSLILLCEVHFALLYILEIDLMSNSLKRQGSVSREILFQSP; the protein is encoded by the exons ATGAAAATTTGGGAGATGGTGGGCCTTTGGCATTACACTATACCTGGATTCTTTTTGCTTGCACAATTTGGTTTGGGGATGTTGGTTGCATTGGGTAATCTTGTGAACAACTCTGTTTTTCTCTACCTGTCTGAAGAGAGCTCCAGATCCTCCAATGATAGTTCTTATGCTGAAG CAGATGAGGAAACAAAGGTGTTGGTTGTCGCCACCATTGCTTGGGGATTGCGGAAATGTTCACGGGCTATTATGCTCGCACTGATTTTCCTCATTGCCATGAAACCTGGGTTTGTCCATGCAGTGTATG TGATATTCTTCCTTATTTATCTGTTGAGCCACAACATCAACAGAAAGATACGCAAGTCACTGATTCTTCTATGCGAAGTTCATTTTGCACTTCTCTACATTCTTGAGATCGATCTTATGTCGAACTCCTTAAAGCGGCAAGGCTCTGTGAGCAGAGAAATACTGTTTCA GTCTCCTTAG
- the LOC106404432 gene encoding RNA exonuclease 4 isoform X2: protein MSPPKTAKIRHRCVACFKMFNRRQHLVEHMKISHHSLHQPRCGVCFKHCKSFESVREHLNVPDHLFKGDCKSIFSERGCTLCLRIFEDATALADHKNKCHLSAPLPLVTPTRTLGVNTRLKAVAIDCEMVGGGGDDGSTDLCASICLVDEDEHVIFSTHVQPQLPVTDYRHTVTGLTEEDLKNGMRLQDVREKVLAILCGGHNDGAGRLLLVGHDLRHDMKCLKLQYPSHLLRDTAKYVPLMKTNLVSQSLKYLTRSYLGYKIQCGKHEPYEDCVAAMRLYKRMRDQEHGKAEKEEEEEGDGLNSWKQSDLEKMKPEELYHNSTSEYRCWCLDRR, encoded by the exons GCACAGATGCGTTGCTTGCTTCAAGATGTTCAATAGACGCCAGCACCTTGTTGAGCACATGAAGATATCGCACCACTCACTTCATCAGCCTCGCTGTGGGGTTTGCTTCAAGCACTGTAAATCCTTCGAATCTGTTCGGGAACACCTTAACG TTCCGGACCATCTTTTCAAAGGAGACTGCAAGTCCATTTTCTCTGAACGAGGCTGTACTCTCTGTCTTCGAATTTTCGAGGACGCCACTGCTCTCGCTGACCATAAAAACAAGTGTCACCTCTCTGCACCTCTTCCTCTT GTCACTCCTACTAGGACTCTTGGTGTAAATACACGTCTCAAGGCTGTCGCAATTGACTGTGAAAtggttggtggtggtggtgatgatggGTCAACTGATCTCTGCGCATCAATTTGCCTGGTTGACGAAGACGAGCATGTCATCTTTTCCACTCACGTCCAGCCGCAACTCCCTGTCACCGATTACAG ACACACGGTAACTGGACTGACCGAAGAAGATTTGAAGAATGGTATGCGGCTTCAGGATGTACGAGAAAAAGTTTTAGCCATCTTGTGCGGTGGACATAATGATGGGGCTGGGAGGCTTCTTCTTGTTGGTCATGACCTTAGGCATGATATGAAGTGCTTGAAACTCCAATATCCTAGCCATTTGTTGAG AGACACAGCAAAATACGTGCCATTGATGAAAACAAATCTTGTAAGCCAATCACTCAAGTACCTCACAAGGTCATATCTCGG ATACAAGATACAATGCGGGAAGCACGAGCCGTACGAGGACTGTGTAGCTGCGATGAGGCTGTACAAGAGAATGCGGGATCAAGAGCATGGAAAggcagaaaaagaagaagaagaagaaggggatGGATTGAACTCGTGGAAACAGAGCGATCTAGAGAAGATGAAGCCGGAAGAGCTGTACCACAACTCCAC
- the LOC106404432 gene encoding RNA exonuclease 4 isoform X4 — translation MSPPKTAKIRCVACFKMFNRRQHLVEHMKISHHSLHQPRCGVCFKHCKSFESVREHLNVPDHLFKGDCKSIFSERGCTLCLRIFEDATALADHKNKCHLSAPLPLVTPTRTLGVNTRLKAVAIDCEMVGGGGDDGSTDLCASICLVDEDEHVIFSTHVQPQLPVTDYRHTVTGLTEEDLKNGMRLQDVREKVLAILCGGHNDGAGRLLLVGHDLRHDMKCLKLQYPSHLLRDTAKYVPLMKTNLVSQSLKYLTRSYLGYKIQCGKHEPYEDCVAAMRLYKRMRDQEHGKAEKEEEEEGDGLNSWKQSDLEKMKPEELYHNSTSEYRCWCLDRR, via the exons ATGCGTTGCTTGCTTCAAGATGTTCAATAGACGCCAGCACCTTGTTGAGCACATGAAGATATCGCACCACTCACTTCATCAGCCTCGCTGTGGGGTTTGCTTCAAGCACTGTAAATCCTTCGAATCTGTTCGGGAACACCTTAACG TTCCGGACCATCTTTTCAAAGGAGACTGCAAGTCCATTTTCTCTGAACGAGGCTGTACTCTCTGTCTTCGAATTTTCGAGGACGCCACTGCTCTCGCTGACCATAAAAACAAGTGTCACCTCTCTGCACCTCTTCCTCTT GTCACTCCTACTAGGACTCTTGGTGTAAATACACGTCTCAAGGCTGTCGCAATTGACTGTGAAAtggttggtggtggtggtgatgatggGTCAACTGATCTCTGCGCATCAATTTGCCTGGTTGACGAAGACGAGCATGTCATCTTTTCCACTCACGTCCAGCCGCAACTCCCTGTCACCGATTACAG ACACACGGTAACTGGACTGACCGAAGAAGATTTGAAGAATGGTATGCGGCTTCAGGATGTACGAGAAAAAGTTTTAGCCATCTTGTGCGGTGGACATAATGATGGGGCTGGGAGGCTTCTTCTTGTTGGTCATGACCTTAGGCATGATATGAAGTGCTTGAAACTCCAATATCCTAGCCATTTGTTGAG AGACACAGCAAAATACGTGCCATTGATGAAAACAAATCTTGTAAGCCAATCACTCAAGTACCTCACAAGGTCATATCTCGG ATACAAGATACAATGCGGGAAGCACGAGCCGTACGAGGACTGTGTAGCTGCGATGAGGCTGTACAAGAGAATGCGGGATCAAGAGCATGGAAAggcagaaaaagaagaagaagaagaaggggatGGATTGAACTCGTGGAAACAGAGCGATCTAGAGAAGATGAAGCCGGAAGAGCTGTACCACAACTCCAC